ACAGAACCTCACTCCTATGTTCACTTCTGCCAAGATGAAGAACATGTTCCATCTGATTCAGAAGTGCTCTCACGTGTTCGAAAAAATGTTGGACCAGGAGGTTAAAATGTCCAATCAAATAGAAGCAAGAACTTTCATGGCACGTTTTACAATGGACTGTATCGGTTCCTGTACGTTTGGTGTCGACACAAACACGATGGAAAAAGTAAAAGACAACGTATTCACGAACATCGGTAACTCTATATTTGATATTCAGTTTAGCAGATCGTTTAAGATGGTTATGCGCTCTATTTGGCCCGCAATATTTTACGCACTGGGATTCGAGTCGTTCCCTAAGAACGTGGAGTCATTCTTTAAGCAACTAATGACCGGTATCTTTGAGGGGCGAAACTACAAGCCGACGTCGAGAAATGATTTCGTTGACTTAATACTGAATATGAAGGCTAACAAGACTATTACTGGAGACAGTCTGACGAACAAGAAATCGCCGACGGATAAGAAGATTACTTTGGAGATAAGTGATGATATTTTAGTGGCACAATGTTTTGTATTCTTCGCTGCTGGATACGAAACGTCAGCCACTACTCTGAGTTTCACAATGTACGAGTTAGCTAAGCACCCTGAGATACAGGAACGAGTGCTGCAAGAGGTGGACGAGTATTTGCATCGCAATGACAATGTGTTGAAATACGAGTGTATCACGGAGATGCCGTACCTTGACGCGTGTATCGATGAAACTTTGCGAAAGTACCCTGTACTGTCGATGTTGACTCGTGAAATGGCTGAAGACTATACTTTACCAGACGGTTTGCGATTGGAGAAAGGACTTCGAGTACATCTTCCTGTGATTCACTTACATTACAATCCTGACTTCTTCCCTGAACCTGAAGAGTATAAGCCGGAGAGGTTCTACGGAGATAACAAGCGAGACATCAAGCCTTATACATACATGCCGTTCGGTGAAGGACCCAGAGTGTGTATAGGTAAGTTATTGTGTAACATTatggataataaaatattaaactgaaTGCCAGTGACAAAGGCGCAAATTTTCCTTAGTATTGGGTTGATGCTGATAGCATAATAGTTGAGAGACGGCGAGAAACCCACGGCctcataaataaaatctatggCCGCTACAGTCgatacaattttctaaaaaagtaattttaacacGCTTTTCTCCCCAGGTCTGCGATTCGCAAAAATGCAGATGATGGCTGGCTTCATTACTCTGTTCAAGAAGTACCGAGTGGAACTGGCTGATGGCATGGAAAAGAAGCTGACGATGGAGCCCAAGAGTCTTATAACACAAGCTAAGGGAGGAATAAACCTGAAGCTCGTTGAACGAGACGGCTGGGAACAAAGATTGTTTGCTAAAGCTAATTAAGTTTGTATATAGATTTGTTAAAAGTGTGAGAGTatgaaaatttgtatataaatgaTGTTCCCCAATTATTCGATGTTATGTTTATTGTGTGAATATTAGTACTTAGTTTTGTATGTGTATACTGTTATATAGTTAAGGATATTAAGTTGTTTagagcatattttttttttcgtaatcgtcttatttttaagtcaattaaattttgtatttaaattaatgctctttttaatttttttcgagTTACAGACAGTTGTTGGGCTGTGGtagctaaaattatttttataaaacatacatataatcacgcTTGTTTTACTCGAAGTCATCTTCTTCTGTCGTGTCAACGACTCAccataatacataaatacattaatttgtatacatactatacatatatatttatttatgtactaacaCAGTTGTTGACTAGAACTGGCGACTTCAATTGCGTTATCCGTCGCCAAGTTAAGGTCCTCAGTTGTGCAGGTTGTGGGACACAGAGGGCACTGGATCAAATGTGCCATGGTTTGTGATGGGGGGGTTTGGTGAGTCATTGTTTTTGGGAAGATTGGCCAGCATAGAACCTGCGTTACCGGTCTATCTGTTTCCAGGGCGCGCCGCGGGGAGGCTCGAAGTTGAaagcagagatgtatgaaattcaCTCacgttttattcatttaattttagtcccatgttaaCATTGTTTAACATTAACaacgttagtcccatgtaatagggaggagcctatcgagatttttttttatccgttaaagtcccactgcagggcaagggtctcctcccaaataagggggaggggttaggtctagagtccaccacgctggccaagtgcgggttggagactgcataccttcaataaatgtaataagcaaatatgttttccttcaccgtaagagcaagttataattatttctactacacacaaaacttcgaaaagtaattggtgtgttgcctcggattcgaacctgcaaccacttgcgtgggaggtgccaacttaaaccagtCGGCTTAGGTTTTACCCGATGTACACATATTCGGTTGTTGCGCCGATAAATGCCGaaccagtagctcaattctctactactatcgactagcgacaaccgggttgtcatcgagaaattttgtatgaaaatctgatcagcgcctctgacgggcgatgtaggaattattttggcagtacattctaattatgtcaaactttcgatactcgacagtaccggctgtatagaatcgcgctacaggtgtgtagcaagcctgacGATTAATGTTGGATGATAAGACGAAACCGAAAGATACTAATTGCagaatgtaatttaattttgataaggCGTTCCGGTGTATTTTTGATTTCTTTACTTAAACCTTTCAAAGATAAAGATTTCAAACCATCTTCTAAAATCCCGAGGAGTTGTGGTGCGTTTTGATGCAGAGTTTTGATGTATGGAGCCAAAGTGTTTTTAGATAAAGCCAACGAATTGTCTGTACagttatttgcataaaaaacttgtttgtttgaataaatttgTAGGTAAACTAAAtcattaaaaagattttttacaaaatagtaGGTCCtgtaaagaaacaattaaaaaaactgtttgtctgtttgtaccCGTTAACCTCTAGAATTACTAAATCCGAACGAATCTTTGTTAGATAACTATTATATCTGAGCAACGAAACCGACTTATGAGCAAAAaaacgtaaaacaaatttaatttagcAGTTATAAAACAATTGTTCCACGCATATATGTACGTGACGGTGGAACATTCAACTGCAAATATAAGTTTGTCGCAGGACAGATAAGATAGACATTCAATAAACTTTGGATTTGCGGAACCAATTTTAAATGGACTTTAATTGGAAGaaatttcacaaaacaaaaagttGACGGTATTTTGCTAAACATttgctactttttatcccggaagtCCCGTGGGATCGGAATGCACGTAGAAAAAAATgggattttataaaaaacgtcTATGCAATCGAAGCTGCAAGCATCAGGTAGTACGAAGTAGACAGGTTTCATTTTAGGATACAATCTAAGTTTCATTCTAAGTCCTTTTATGGGTTCTATCTCAGAGTCTATTCCAGTGTCTCTTTTAGGCCTATTCCAGGTTCCATGGCTCCACCCAATACAGGATTTCCCTTTCTTGATTGCGTTCCAGATCAGGAGTGGTCACACAcatacactcacacacacatacatacacacaaagcATACAAAACTATATCTCTGTACATCAATATCCTGTAAGTTTTATAGTGTTAAATCATTAGAAACGAATTCGGCCTAGACCGTCCTCTACGGATGATAGTTGCGCAAAGTAAAGCGCTTGAATAACAACCCTATTCAAAATCATGTACATTTTTCTCCCTGAAGATCTAAGCGTACAGATAGCGACCAACCTGCCAAATACCCTTGTCTAGTTGACTATTATGACGCCAAACTTCATAATAAGCTAGGTTCGCATATCCCTATTAAAAACATCACCAATgaccatatttattttattacaattaagtttgttcttatctttatttcttaaaaaaataacataactgtATTTAAAACTAGTCTTATTTCTTATTTCTTATCTGTTTCTGTTTCATCATCACTATAAGGCATATCGTATGCCTGCATATTTTCTATTAGCTGAAGCCAAAAGTCCTACCAGCCATTTCGGTACGAAACATGACTCAGGGACATACAGGAGCTTACTATCAGTTGTAAATTTACAATTTCACAAACACGTGCTCTTCGATCAAAACAAAATCACACTGGTGTTGATAAGGAGACgtataaaaatgttgtgttCGGACATTCAAGCATCACTACAGCGTCCATCATGTTGACGTTACTACTAGTCGTTATCGCGCTCCCGCTTGTCATCCTTGCAGCCTACATCGCTAGAAGATCACAGTATTGGGCAAGAAAAAATGTACCACACATCAAACCAGTGCCTATTTTAGGAAACTTCGCCGATTATATTCTATTCAGGAAGTCTATGTACGATGTGATTCAAGAAATCTGTAAAAAGCTACCAAATGTACCATACTTTGGTTATTATTACGGCACAGAACCAGCCTTGGTCGTCCAAGATCCGGAGCTCCTCAAGACAGTCATGACAAAAGACTTTTACTTCTTCAGCGGCCGCGAAACATCCAAATATGTTCACAGAGAAATGCTTATGACCAACTTGTTCAACACTTACGGCGATGAATGGAAGGTGTTGAGACAGAACCTCACTCCTATGTTCACTTCTGCCAAGATGAAGAACATGTTCAATCTGATTCAGAAATGCTCTCAAGTGTTCGAAAAAATACTGGACCAGGAGGTcaaaataaccaataaaataGAAGCGAGGAGTTTCATGGCTCGTTTCACAATGGACTGCATCGGTTCCTGTGCGTTCGGTGTCGACACAAACACGATGGAAATAGTAAAAGACAATATATTCACAGGCATCGGTAACTCTATTTTTGATATCCAGTTCAGCAGAGCGTTTAAAACAGTTATACGCAATATCTGGCCTGCAGTCTTTTATGCTCTCAGAATGGATGCGGTCCCGAAAAAAATAGAGTctttctttaaacaattaatgACTGGTATCTTTGAGGGGCGACAGTACAAGCCGACGGCGAGAAATGATTTCGTTGACTTGATACTAAACATGAAGACTAACAAGTCTATTACTGGAGACAGTCTGACGAACAAGAAATCACCGACGGATAAGAAGATTACTTTGGAGATCAGCGATGATATTTTAGTGGCACAATGTTTTGTATTCTTCGCTGCTGGATACGAAACGTCAGCCACTACTCTGAGCTTCACAATGTACGAGTTAGCTAAGCACCCTGAGATTCAGGAACGAGTGCTGCAAGAGGTGGACGAGTATTTGCGTCGCAATGACAATGTGTTGAAATACGAGTGTATCACGGA
The DNA window shown above is from Anticarsia gemmatalis isolate Benzon Research Colony breed Stoneville strain chromosome 20, ilAntGemm2 primary, whole genome shotgun sequence and carries:
- the LOC142981736 gene encoding cytochrome P450 6B5-like, producing the protein MLTLLLVVIALPLVILAAYIARRSQYWERKNVPHIKPVPILGNFADFILFRKSLTDVIQELCQKFPNVPYFGYYYGTEPALVVQDPELLKTVMTKDFYFFSSRETSKYVHREMLLTNLFNTYGDEWKVLRQNLTPMFTSAKMKNMFHLIQKCSHVFEKMLDQEVKMSNQIEARTFMARFTMDCIGSCTFGVDTNTMEKVKDNVFTNIGNSIFDIQFSRSFKMVMRSIWPAIFYALGFESFPKNVESFFKQLMTGIFEGRNYKPTSRNDFVDLILNMKANKTITGDSLTNKKSPTDKKITLEISDDILVAQCFVFFAAGYETSATTLSFTMYELAKHPEIQERVLQEVDEYLHRNDNVLKYECITEMPYLDACIDETLRKYPVLSMLTREMAEDYTLPDGLRLEKGLRVHLPVIHLHYNPDFFPEPEEYKPERFYGDNKRDIKPYTYMPFGEGPRVCIGLRFAKMQMMAGFITLFKKYRVELADGMEKKLTMEPKSLITQAKGGINLKLVERDGWEQRLFAKAN
- the LOC142981734 gene encoding cytochrome P450 6B5-like gives rise to the protein MLTLLLVVIALPLVILAAYIARRSQYWARKNVPHIKPVPILGNFADYILFRKSMYDVIQEICKKLPNVPYFGYYYGTEPALVVQDPELLKTVMTKDFYFFSGRETSKYVHREMLMTNLFNTYGDEWKVLRQNLTPMFTSAKMKNMFNLIQKCSQVFEKILDQEVKITNKIEARSFMARFTMDCIGSCAFGVDTNTMEIVKDNIFTGIGNSIFDIQFSRAFKTVIRNIWPAVFYALRMDAVPKKIESFFKQLMTGIFEGRQYKPTARNDFVDLILNMKTNKSITGDSLTNKKSPTDKKITLEISDDILVAQCFVFFAAGYETSATTLSFTMYELAKHPEIQERVLQEVDEYLRRNDNVLKYECITEMPYLDACIDETLRKYPVLSMLTREMAEDYTLPDGLRLEKGLRVHIPVIHLHNNPDFFPEPEEYKPERFYGDNKRDIKPYTYMPFGDGPRVCIGMRFAKMQMIAGLITLFKKYRVELAEGMEKKLTMEPKSLLPLAKSGINVKLVERDGWEQRLFVKAN